A section of the Paralichthys olivaceus isolate ysfri-2021 chromosome 14, ASM2471397v2, whole genome shotgun sequence genome encodes:
- the oit3 gene encoding oncoprotein-induced transcript 3 protein isoform X1, with protein sequence MIVLVIISLLQELLAVAGKALDPCSAYISLNEPWRNTDYHVNQSSGVPLCDSHMSGEWYRFTGMAGDAMPTFCVPENHCGTHAPVWLNGSHPKPNEGIITLQVCASFNDNCCQWNASVDVKACVGGYFVYRLPRPSVCFHVYCGHFYDICDEVECAGPRCPESDCRCALGTELGPDRQTCLDVNECEKGNGDCAEMCVNTKGSRRCECGPGRVLDEDGRHCREIAGCHVNNGGCSHGCSSLLDSYQCHCPRGLELGEDKRTCQVPVQCESNSITVSVPKDLVGGLELFLSNSSCRGVSNGTHINLNFSLKTCGTMVEVTDNKIVGTNLVTGLPKSSPGSSRDLIVRTSKLVLPVTCEFPREYHVSDGYQASLRSSALQLAGHSEGVFPFSLELFKNAEFSESYRTPPQLRLQDSLFFGVEPKERLEGLSALVESCFATPGPKADQALKYYLIKDGCISDEAVTQYSSKDQLSKHFQVPVFKFIGKDNQQVFLHCQVLVCGSGDSRCAQHCRGRVRREARTSDPQEQHTLTGGPIFILP encoded by the exons atgATTGTTCTGGTGATTATAAGTCTGCTGCAGGAGCTTCTTGCTGTTGCAGGTAAAG CCTTGGACCCGTGCTCAGCCTACATCAGCCTGAATGAACCCTGGAGGAACACAGATTACCATGTCAACCAGTCATCTGGCGTGCCGTTGTGCGACAGCCACATGTCCGGAGAATGGTACCGCTTCACTGGCATGGCCGGGGATGCCATGCCCACCTTCTGCGTCCCTGAGAATCACTGTGGCACCCACGCTCCCGTCTGGCTCAACGGCAGCCATCCTAAACCCAATGAGGGCATTATCACTCTCCAAGTGTGTGCCAGCTTCAACGACAACTGCTGTCAGTGGAACGCCAGTGTAGACGTGAAGGCCTGCGTCGGGGGATACTTTGTGTACCGCCTACCCAGACCCTCAGTCTGCTTCCATGTGTACTGTGGCC ATTTTTATGATATCTGCGATGAGGTTGAATGTGCAGGCCCCAGATGTCCAGAGTCGGACTGCCGCTGTGCTCTTGGAACTGAGCTGggaccagacagacagacatgcctgg ATGTAAATGAGTGTGAGAAGGGCAATGGCGACTGTGCCGAGATGTGTGTGAACACCAAGGGCTCCAGGCGCTGTGAGTGTGGGCCGGGCCGCGTGCTGGATGAGGATGGACGCCACTGCAGAG AGATAGCAGGCTGCCACGTTAACAATGGAGGCTGCAGCCACGGCTGCTCCTCGCTGCTGGACTCCTATCAGTGCCACTGCCCCAGAGGGCTGGAGCTGGGAGAGGATAAACGCACATGtcagg TGCCAGTCCAGTGTGAGTCCAACTCTATTACTGTGTCGGTCCCTAAGGACCTTGTAGGAGGACTGGAGCTCTTCCTGTCCAACTCGTCTTGTCGAGGTGTCTCCAATGGCACGCACATCAATCTCAACTTCAGCCTCAAGACCTGCGGCACCATGGTGGAG GTGACAGACAACAAGATTGTGGGGACCAACCTGGTGACAGGCCTTCCCAAGAGCAGCCCTGGTAGCAGCAGAGACTTGATCGTCCGCACCAGCAAGTTGGTGCTCCCAGTCACCTGCGAGTTCCCCAGGGAGTACCATGTGTCGGACGGATACCAGGCAAGTCTGCGCAGCTCAGCCCTGCAGCTGGCAGGCCACAGCGAGGGCGTCTTCCCCTTCTCCCTGGAGCTTTTCAAGAACGCTGAGTTCTCAGAGTCCTACCGCACCCCGCCACAGCTCCGCCTGCAGGACTCCCTATTCTTCGGGGTGGAGCCCAAGGAGAGACTGGAGGGCCTCTCAGCACTGGTGGAGAGCTGCTTCGCCACACCAGGCCCCAAAGCTGACCAGGCTCTCAAGTACTACCTCATCAAAGATGG GTGCATCTCTGATGAGGCGGTGACACAGTACTCCTCAAAGGACCAGCTCTCTAAACACTTCCAAGTCCCTGTCTTCAAGTTTATCGGCAAGGACAACCAA CAAGTGTTCCTCCACTGTCAGGTGTTAGTGTGCGGGTCAGGAGACTCCCGCTGTGCTCAGCACTGTCGAGGACGTGTCCGACGGGAGGCACGGACCAGTGACCCTCAGGAGCAGCACACGCTCACTGGAGGCCCCATCTTCATCCTGCCTTAG
- the oit3 gene encoding oncoprotein-induced transcript 3 protein isoform X2: MIVLVIISLLQELLAVAALDPCSAYISLNEPWRNTDYHVNQSSGVPLCDSHMSGEWYRFTGMAGDAMPTFCVPENHCGTHAPVWLNGSHPKPNEGIITLQVCASFNDNCCQWNASVDVKACVGGYFVYRLPRPSVCFHVYCGHFYDICDEVECAGPRCPESDCRCALGTELGPDRQTCLDVNECEKGNGDCAEMCVNTKGSRRCECGPGRVLDEDGRHCREIAGCHVNNGGCSHGCSSLLDSYQCHCPRGLELGEDKRTCQVPVQCESNSITVSVPKDLVGGLELFLSNSSCRGVSNGTHINLNFSLKTCGTMVEVTDNKIVGTNLVTGLPKSSPGSSRDLIVRTSKLVLPVTCEFPREYHVSDGYQASLRSSALQLAGHSEGVFPFSLELFKNAEFSESYRTPPQLRLQDSLFFGVEPKERLEGLSALVESCFATPGPKADQALKYYLIKDGCISDEAVTQYSSKDQLSKHFQVPVFKFIGKDNQQVFLHCQVLVCGSGDSRCAQHCRGRVRREARTSDPQEQHTLTGGPIFILP; encoded by the exons atgATTGTTCTGGTGATTATAAGTCTGCTGCAGGAGCTTCTTGCTGTTGCAG CCTTGGACCCGTGCTCAGCCTACATCAGCCTGAATGAACCCTGGAGGAACACAGATTACCATGTCAACCAGTCATCTGGCGTGCCGTTGTGCGACAGCCACATGTCCGGAGAATGGTACCGCTTCACTGGCATGGCCGGGGATGCCATGCCCACCTTCTGCGTCCCTGAGAATCACTGTGGCACCCACGCTCCCGTCTGGCTCAACGGCAGCCATCCTAAACCCAATGAGGGCATTATCACTCTCCAAGTGTGTGCCAGCTTCAACGACAACTGCTGTCAGTGGAACGCCAGTGTAGACGTGAAGGCCTGCGTCGGGGGATACTTTGTGTACCGCCTACCCAGACCCTCAGTCTGCTTCCATGTGTACTGTGGCC ATTTTTATGATATCTGCGATGAGGTTGAATGTGCAGGCCCCAGATGTCCAGAGTCGGACTGCCGCTGTGCTCTTGGAACTGAGCTGggaccagacagacagacatgcctgg ATGTAAATGAGTGTGAGAAGGGCAATGGCGACTGTGCCGAGATGTGTGTGAACACCAAGGGCTCCAGGCGCTGTGAGTGTGGGCCGGGCCGCGTGCTGGATGAGGATGGACGCCACTGCAGAG AGATAGCAGGCTGCCACGTTAACAATGGAGGCTGCAGCCACGGCTGCTCCTCGCTGCTGGACTCCTATCAGTGCCACTGCCCCAGAGGGCTGGAGCTGGGAGAGGATAAACGCACATGtcagg TGCCAGTCCAGTGTGAGTCCAACTCTATTACTGTGTCGGTCCCTAAGGACCTTGTAGGAGGACTGGAGCTCTTCCTGTCCAACTCGTCTTGTCGAGGTGTCTCCAATGGCACGCACATCAATCTCAACTTCAGCCTCAAGACCTGCGGCACCATGGTGGAG GTGACAGACAACAAGATTGTGGGGACCAACCTGGTGACAGGCCTTCCCAAGAGCAGCCCTGGTAGCAGCAGAGACTTGATCGTCCGCACCAGCAAGTTGGTGCTCCCAGTCACCTGCGAGTTCCCCAGGGAGTACCATGTGTCGGACGGATACCAGGCAAGTCTGCGCAGCTCAGCCCTGCAGCTGGCAGGCCACAGCGAGGGCGTCTTCCCCTTCTCCCTGGAGCTTTTCAAGAACGCTGAGTTCTCAGAGTCCTACCGCACCCCGCCACAGCTCCGCCTGCAGGACTCCCTATTCTTCGGGGTGGAGCCCAAGGAGAGACTGGAGGGCCTCTCAGCACTGGTGGAGAGCTGCTTCGCCACACCAGGCCCCAAAGCTGACCAGGCTCTCAAGTACTACCTCATCAAAGATGG GTGCATCTCTGATGAGGCGGTGACACAGTACTCCTCAAAGGACCAGCTCTCTAAACACTTCCAAGTCCCTGTCTTCAAGTTTATCGGCAAGGACAACCAA CAAGTGTTCCTCCACTGTCAGGTGTTAGTGTGCGGGTCAGGAGACTCCCGCTGTGCTCAGCACTGTCGAGGACGTGTCCGACGGGAGGCACGGACCAGTGACCCTCAGGAGCAGCACACGCTCACTGGAGGCCCCATCTTCATCCTGCCTTAG
- the pla2g12b gene encoding group XIIB secretory phospholipase A2-like protein isoform X2 has protein sequence MLLRNLALLLLCVSVAMCATLGHYQAQAKEVEEEKTVEEEEAPVVNPAALSDGAVAAASVDAAGEDVTAAPVEQEDDAPAAEKAEEILAVDQPAADNNEVDVLVADGAAAEEPGADSDVPAGDSNAVETLAEEALVEQTLAEETFAEEALVEESLPEKTPTEEALVKETLPEETLVEEALAEEAVTQKLPSPEEEGNEITPVETKRSLDTPSANEDKSSWGLHSIRNSFQTMHGYFDSLVELVGGQDGVCQYRCRYGETPRPRAGYQLPEPNGCSSSLVGFQLDLGVPVMTKCCDQLDMCYDTCGTSKNDCDAVFRSCLLDICSDLRKSLGFVSQVQACDSMADVLHKTVGTLGCRPYMNSQRAACVCGDEERDEL, from the exons ATGCTGCTTCGAAATCTggccctgctcctcctctgcgTGTCTGTTGCCATGTGTGCCACTTTAGGCCACTACCAGGCTCAAGcaaaggaggtggaggaggagaagacagtggaggaggaggaggcccctGTTGTAAATCCAGCAGCTCTTAGTGATGGTGCTGTTGCAGCTGCCTCTGTGGATGCAGCTGGAGAAGATGTAACTGCTGCTCCAGTGGAACAGGAGGATgatgctcctgcagctgagaaGGCAGAAGAAATACTGGCAGTGGATCAACCAGCAGCTGACAACAATGAAGTGGATGTCCTCGTAGCAGATGGTGCCGCTGCTGAAGAGCCGGGGGCAGACAGTGACGTACCTGCCGGAGACTCCAATGCTGTGGAGACCCTCGCTGAGGAGGCCCTTGTTGAGCAGACCCTCGCTGAGGAGACCTTCGCTGAAGAGGCCCTCGTTGAGGAGAGCCTCCCTGAGAAGACCCCCACTGAGGAGGCCCTTGTTAAGGAGACCCTCCCTGAGGAGACCCTCGTTGAGGAGGCCCTCGCTGAGGAAGCTGTCACCCAGAAGCTACCTTCCCCTGAGGAAGAGGGGAATGAGATCACACCGGTCGAGACAAAACGCTCCCTGGACACACCCTCAGCTAATGAAGATAAAAGCAGTTGGGGCCTCCACTCGATTAGGAATAGTTTCCAGACGATGCACGGATACTTTGATTCCCTGGTGGAGCTGGTGGGGGGTCAAGATGGTGTGTGCCAGTACCGCTGCAGATATG gAGAAACTCCTCGGCCTCGCGCCGGCTACCAGCTCCCGGAGCCCAATGGCTGCAGCTCGTCTCTGGTGGGATTCCAG CTCGACCTCGGGGTCCCTGTCATGACAAAATGCTGTGACCAGCTCGACATGTGCTACGACACTTGCGGCACGAGCAAGAACGACTGTGATGCTGTGTTTCGCTCGTGTCTGCTCGACATCTGCTCTGACCTCAGGAAGAGCCTGGGCTTTGTGTCGCAGGTACAAG ccTGTGACTCCATGGCAGACGTCCTTCACAAAACAGTGGGGACTCTGGGCTGCAGGCCTTACATGAACAGCCAGAGGGCAGCGTGCGTCTGCGGGGACGAGGAGAGGGATGAACTGTGA
- the pla2g12b gene encoding group XIIB secretory phospholipase A2-like protein isoform X1, whose product MLLRNLALLLLCVSVAMCATLGHYQAQAKEVEEEKTVEEEEAPVVNPAALSDGAVAAASVDAAGEDVTAAPVEQEDDAPAAEKAEEILAVDQPAADNNEVDVLVADGAAAEEPGADSDVPAGDSNAVETLAEEALVEQTLAEETFAEEALVEESLPEKTPTEEALVKETLPEETLVEEALAEEAVTQKLPSPEEEGNEITPVETKRSLDTPSANEDKSSWGLHSIRNSFQTMHGYFDSLVELVGGQDGVCQYRCRYGETPRPRAGYQLPEPNGCSSSLVGFQVNEALDLGVPVMTKCCDQLDMCYDTCGTSKNDCDAVFRSCLLDICSDLRKSLGFVSQVQACDSMADVLHKTVGTLGCRPYMNSQRAACVCGDEERDEL is encoded by the exons ATGCTGCTTCGAAATCTggccctgctcctcctctgcgTGTCTGTTGCCATGTGTGCCACTTTAGGCCACTACCAGGCTCAAGcaaaggaggtggaggaggagaagacagtggaggaggaggaggcccctGTTGTAAATCCAGCAGCTCTTAGTGATGGTGCTGTTGCAGCTGCCTCTGTGGATGCAGCTGGAGAAGATGTAACTGCTGCTCCAGTGGAACAGGAGGATgatgctcctgcagctgagaaGGCAGAAGAAATACTGGCAGTGGATCAACCAGCAGCTGACAACAATGAAGTGGATGTCCTCGTAGCAGATGGTGCCGCTGCTGAAGAGCCGGGGGCAGACAGTGACGTACCTGCCGGAGACTCCAATGCTGTGGAGACCCTCGCTGAGGAGGCCCTTGTTGAGCAGACCCTCGCTGAGGAGACCTTCGCTGAAGAGGCCCTCGTTGAGGAGAGCCTCCCTGAGAAGACCCCCACTGAGGAGGCCCTTGTTAAGGAGACCCTCCCTGAGGAGACCCTCGTTGAGGAGGCCCTCGCTGAGGAAGCTGTCACCCAGAAGCTACCTTCCCCTGAGGAAGAGGGGAATGAGATCACACCGGTCGAGACAAAACGCTCCCTGGACACACCCTCAGCTAATGAAGATAAAAGCAGTTGGGGCCTCCACTCGATTAGGAATAGTTTCCAGACGATGCACGGATACTTTGATTCCCTGGTGGAGCTGGTGGGGGGTCAAGATGGTGTGTGCCAGTACCGCTGCAGATATG gAGAAACTCCTCGGCCTCGCGCCGGCTACCAGCTCCCGGAGCCCAATGGCTGCAGCTCGTCTCTGGTGGGATTCCAGGTGAATGAAGCT CTCGACCTCGGGGTCCCTGTCATGACAAAATGCTGTGACCAGCTCGACATGTGCTACGACACTTGCGGCACGAGCAAGAACGACTGTGATGCTGTGTTTCGCTCGTGTCTGCTCGACATCTGCTCTGACCTCAGGAAGAGCCTGGGCTTTGTGTCGCAGGTACAAG ccTGTGACTCCATGGCAGACGTCCTTCACAAAACAGTGGGGACTCTGGGCTGCAGGCCTTACATGAACAGCCAGAGGGCAGCGTGCGTCTGCGGGGACGAGGAGAGGGATGAACTGTGA
- the LOC109631808 gene encoding uncharacterized protein C6orf118 isoform X2 — protein sequence MSTLFLRSSCALTHLLKSRKRKKYDARFVFVVPYERGSVMSSSSRPKPGSFRADVHRLLQAAEAAQRADTLTSCSGHLGPRSPNRPHMDTKQPFWRMSQSQGETLKPLTVQRRQIKTLTVVRDKEMRESPSEFTASTNLVESEVLESRQDQTDRLPHAGRREDGCVPEMVHCSSNPVPSKLRASSQKKPESSSDPEGKQQFCSSHVDHGELNNEDHLKTKQWFCREFIAKQDLWAGRNVAEMHERKLQKELKKLSVQSWPSRDRLAVFSDVFDDTDYDLYVNHMMDSQSAPHDQLLNVSLEDLGRCKEMEMELDEAEKEVCRLEQEARRALQENKRVRNESHNVPALTGPEDSAMKSLPDSGTSLSHSDSVQVKRLQVLIMWREIQQLEEEIKEKLVSTVTTTATEKHIKHLKSERVRLIAINARLKATNENLEHKINMVLNREKSSKTIRRTLWNEIQSDLQTESK from the exons ATGTCCACTTTGTTTTTGCGCTCCAGTTGCGCATTAACACATTTACTTAAATCacgcaaaagaaaaaaatacgacgctcgttttgtttttgtggtgcCTTACGAACGCGGAAGTG tcatgtccagcagcagcaggccgaAGCCTGGGAGCTTCAGGGCCGACGTCCACAGACTGCTGCAGGCTGCTGAGGCTGCTCAGAGGGCTGACACCCTGACCTCCTGCTCAGGTCATCTGGGGCCCCGCAGCCCGAACCGGCCTCATATGGACACAAAGCAGCCTTTCTGGAGGATGTCCCAGAGCCAAGGAGAAACCCTAAAGCCTCTGACAGTCCAGCGGAGAcaaataaagacactgactgttgTGAGGGACAAAGAAATGAGAGAGTCTCCTTCAGAGTTTACTGCCAGCACTAATTTGGTAGAGTCTGAGGTGTTGGAGTCGAGACAAGACCAGACTGATCGCTTACCACATGCAGGCAGAAGAGAAGATGGTTGTGTACCTGAGATGGTTCATTGTTCCTCAAACCCTGTGCCGTCCAAGCTGAGAGCTTCTTCCCAGAAAAAACCTGAATCCTCATCCGATCCTGAGGGGAAACAACAATTTTGCTCAAGTCATGTTGACCACGGAGAACTGAATAATGAAGACCATCTTAAGACAAAACAATGGTTTTGCAGGGAATTTATAGCCAAGCAGGACCTCTGGGCTGGAAGAAATGTTGCAGAAATGCACGAGAGGAAGCTACAAAAG GAGCTGAAGAAGCTGTCAGTGCAGAGCTGGCCCAGCAGAGACCGCCTTGCGGTGTTCAGTGACGTCTTTGATGAT ACAGATTATGATTTGTATGTCAACCACATGATGGATtcacagtctgcaccacatgacCAG TTGCTGAATGTTTCACTTGAAGATCTTGGCAGATGCAAAGAAATGGAAATGGAGCTGGATGAAGCTGAAAAAGAGGTTTGCAGGCTGGAGCAGGAGGCTAGGAGGGCTCTACAGGAGAATAAACG AGTCCGAAATGAATCACACAATGTTCCAGCTCTCACAGGCCCAGAGGACAGTGCCATGAAGA GCTTGCCGGACAGTGGGACCTCTCTCAGCCACAGCGACAGTGTGCAAGTCAAGAGGCTCCAGGTGTTGATCATGTGGAGGGAGatccagcagctggaggaggagattaAGGAAAAGCTGGTGTCTACTGTTACGACCACCGccactgaaaaacacatcaaacacctAAAG tCAGAAAGAGTGAGACTGATAGCGATAAACGCCCGCCTGAAGGCCACCAACGAG AATCTGGAGCACAAAATCAACATGGTGCTGAATAGAGAGAAGTCAAGCAAGACCATAAGACG GACACTGTGGAATGAAATACAGAGTGATCTACAGACAGAGAGCAAATAG
- the LOC109631808 gene encoding uncharacterized protein C6orf118 isoform X3, with protein MSSSSRPKPGSFRADVHRLLQAAEAAQRADTLTSCSGHLGPRSPNRPHMDTKQPFWRMSQSQGETLKPLTVQRRQIKTLTVVRDKEMRESPSEFTASTNLVESEVLESRQDQTDRLPHAGRREDGCVPEMVHCSSNPVPSKLRASSQKKPESSSDPEGKQQFCSSHVDHGELNNEDHLKTKQWFCREFIAKQDLWAGRNVAEMHERKLQKELKKLSVQSWPSRDRLAVFSDVFDDVCESSPVFGRILREIKTDYDLYVNHMMDSQSAPHDQLLNVSLEDLGRCKEMEMELDEAEKEVCRLEQEARRALQENKRVRNESHNVPALTGPEDSAMKSLPDSGTSLSHSDSVQVKRLQVLIMWREIQQLEEEIKEKLVSTVTTTATEKHIKHLKSERVRLIAINARLKATNENLEHKINMVLNREKSSKTIRRTLWNEIQSDLQTESK; from the exons atgtccagcagcagcaggccgaAGCCTGGGAGCTTCAGGGCCGACGTCCACAGACTGCTGCAGGCTGCTGAGGCTGCTCAGAGGGCTGACACCCTGACCTCCTGCTCAGGTCATCTGGGGCCCCGCAGCCCGAACCGGCCTCATATGGACACAAAGCAGCCTTTCTGGAGGATGTCCCAGAGCCAAGGAGAAACCCTAAAGCCTCTGACAGTCCAGCGGAGAcaaataaagacactgactgttgTGAGGGACAAAGAAATGAGAGAGTCTCCTTCAGAGTTTACTGCCAGCACTAATTTGGTAGAGTCTGAGGTGTTGGAGTCGAGACAAGACCAGACTGATCGCTTACCACATGCAGGCAGAAGAGAAGATGGTTGTGTACCTGAGATGGTTCATTGTTCCTCAAACCCTGTGCCGTCCAAGCTGAGAGCTTCTTCCCAGAAAAAACCTGAATCCTCATCCGATCCTGAGGGGAAACAACAATTTTGCTCAAGTCATGTTGACCACGGAGAACTGAATAATGAAGACCATCTTAAGACAAAACAATGGTTTTGCAGGGAATTTATAGCCAAGCAGGACCTCTGGGCTGGAAGAAATGTTGCAGAAATGCACGAGAGGAAGCTACAAAAG GAGCTGAAGAAGCTGTCAGTGCAGAGCTGGCCCAGCAGAGACCGCCTTGCGGTGTTCAGTGACGTCTTTGATGATGTATGTGAAAGCTCGCCAGTATTTGGACGCATCCTGAGGGAAATTAAg ACAGATTATGATTTGTATGTCAACCACATGATGGATtcacagtctgcaccacatgacCAG TTGCTGAATGTTTCACTTGAAGATCTTGGCAGATGCAAAGAAATGGAAATGGAGCTGGATGAAGCTGAAAAAGAGGTTTGCAGGCTGGAGCAGGAGGCTAGGAGGGCTCTACAGGAGAATAAACG AGTCCGAAATGAATCACACAATGTTCCAGCTCTCACAGGCCCAGAGGACAGTGCCATGAAGA GCTTGCCGGACAGTGGGACCTCTCTCAGCCACAGCGACAGTGTGCAAGTCAAGAGGCTCCAGGTGTTGATCATGTGGAGGGAGatccagcagctggaggaggagattaAGGAAAAGCTGGTGTCTACTGTTACGACCACCGccactgaaaaacacatcaaacacctAAAG tCAGAAAGAGTGAGACTGATAGCGATAAACGCCCGCCTGAAGGCCACCAACGAG AATCTGGAGCACAAAATCAACATGGTGCTGAATAGAGAGAAGTCAAGCAAGACCATAAGACG GACACTGTGGAATGAAATACAGAGTGATCTACAGACAGAGAGCAAATAG
- the LOC109631808 gene encoding uncharacterized protein C6orf118 isoform X1 — MSTLFLRSSCALTHLLKSRKRKKYDARFVFVVPYERGSVMSSSSRPKPGSFRADVHRLLQAAEAAQRADTLTSCSGHLGPRSPNRPHMDTKQPFWRMSQSQGETLKPLTVQRRQIKTLTVVRDKEMRESPSEFTASTNLVESEVLESRQDQTDRLPHAGRREDGCVPEMVHCSSNPVPSKLRASSQKKPESSSDPEGKQQFCSSHVDHGELNNEDHLKTKQWFCREFIAKQDLWAGRNVAEMHERKLQKELKKLSVQSWPSRDRLAVFSDVFDDVCESSPVFGRILREIKTDYDLYVNHMMDSQSAPHDQLLNVSLEDLGRCKEMEMELDEAEKEVCRLEQEARRALQENKRVRNESHNVPALTGPEDSAMKSLPDSGTSLSHSDSVQVKRLQVLIMWREIQQLEEEIKEKLVSTVTTTATEKHIKHLKSERVRLIAINARLKATNENLEHKINMVLNREKSSKTIRRTLWNEIQSDLQTESK; from the exons ATGTCCACTTTGTTTTTGCGCTCCAGTTGCGCATTAACACATTTACTTAAATCacgcaaaagaaaaaaatacgacgctcgttttgtttttgtggtgcCTTACGAACGCGGAAGTG tcatgtccagcagcagcaggccgaAGCCTGGGAGCTTCAGGGCCGACGTCCACAGACTGCTGCAGGCTGCTGAGGCTGCTCAGAGGGCTGACACCCTGACCTCCTGCTCAGGTCATCTGGGGCCCCGCAGCCCGAACCGGCCTCATATGGACACAAAGCAGCCTTTCTGGAGGATGTCCCAGAGCCAAGGAGAAACCCTAAAGCCTCTGACAGTCCAGCGGAGAcaaataaagacactgactgttgTGAGGGACAAAGAAATGAGAGAGTCTCCTTCAGAGTTTACTGCCAGCACTAATTTGGTAGAGTCTGAGGTGTTGGAGTCGAGACAAGACCAGACTGATCGCTTACCACATGCAGGCAGAAGAGAAGATGGTTGTGTACCTGAGATGGTTCATTGTTCCTCAAACCCTGTGCCGTCCAAGCTGAGAGCTTCTTCCCAGAAAAAACCTGAATCCTCATCCGATCCTGAGGGGAAACAACAATTTTGCTCAAGTCATGTTGACCACGGAGAACTGAATAATGAAGACCATCTTAAGACAAAACAATGGTTTTGCAGGGAATTTATAGCCAAGCAGGACCTCTGGGCTGGAAGAAATGTTGCAGAAATGCACGAGAGGAAGCTACAAAAG GAGCTGAAGAAGCTGTCAGTGCAGAGCTGGCCCAGCAGAGACCGCCTTGCGGTGTTCAGTGACGTCTTTGATGATGTATGTGAAAGCTCGCCAGTATTTGGACGCATCCTGAGGGAAATTAAg ACAGATTATGATTTGTATGTCAACCACATGATGGATtcacagtctgcaccacatgacCAG TTGCTGAATGTTTCACTTGAAGATCTTGGCAGATGCAAAGAAATGGAAATGGAGCTGGATGAAGCTGAAAAAGAGGTTTGCAGGCTGGAGCAGGAGGCTAGGAGGGCTCTACAGGAGAATAAACG AGTCCGAAATGAATCACACAATGTTCCAGCTCTCACAGGCCCAGAGGACAGTGCCATGAAGA GCTTGCCGGACAGTGGGACCTCTCTCAGCCACAGCGACAGTGTGCAAGTCAAGAGGCTCCAGGTGTTGATCATGTGGAGGGAGatccagcagctggaggaggagattaAGGAAAAGCTGGTGTCTACTGTTACGACCACCGccactgaaaaacacatcaaacacctAAAG tCAGAAAGAGTGAGACTGATAGCGATAAACGCCCGCCTGAAGGCCACCAACGAG AATCTGGAGCACAAAATCAACATGGTGCTGAATAGAGAGAAGTCAAGCAAGACCATAAGACG GACACTGTGGAATGAAATACAGAGTGATCTACAGACAGAGAGCAAATAG